One genomic region from Vanacampus margaritifer isolate UIUO_Vmar chromosome 2, RoL_Vmar_1.0, whole genome shotgun sequence encodes:
- the tmem205 gene encoding transmembrane protein 205 has product MATEGDPSDLVKVLHLLVLSFSWGMQVWVSFIAGFALVCQVTRHTFGLVQSKLFPVYFYCLLGSHLVSLAIYAVYHPRELLDTHETVQMVLYFVALVMAGLNAQWFGPTATEVMFLMREVEKEHGLGNQVGLFAQKEGYAKLKERDPKYRAFKRRFGHYHGLTNLCNLIGVICTTTNLIYMALNLPTF; this is encoded by the exons atggcaaccgaGGGGGATCCCTCAGATTTGGTCAAAGTGTTACACCTTCTAGTGCTTTCCTTTTCCTGGGGCATGCAGGTCTGGGTCTCCTTCATTGCAG GTTTTGCTTTGGTGTGCCAGGTGACTCGGCACACCTTCGGCCTAGTGCAGAGCAAGCTTTTCCCGGTTTACTTCTACTGTCTGCTGGGAAGCCATTTAGTCAGTTTGGCTATTTATGCAGTGTATCATCCGAGAGAGCTGCTGGACACGCATGAAACGGTGCAG ATGGTTCTGTATTTTGTTGCGTTGGTGATGGCGGGGCTAAATGCTCAGTGGTTTGGTCCGACAGCCACTGAGGTTATGTTCCTGATGAGGGAGGTGGAGAAGGAGCATGGTCTTGGTAACCAGGTTGGACTGTTCGCCCAAAAGGAAGGTTATGCAAAACTCAAGGAGCGAGACCCCAAGTATAGAGCCTTCAAAAGAAGGTTCGGCCACTACCATGGGTTGACCAACCTCTGTAACCTGATAGGAGTCATCTGCACCACAACTAATTTGATCTACATGGCTCTAAATCTACCTACATTTTAG